Sequence from the Castanea sativa cultivar Marrone di Chiusa Pesio chromosome 12, ASM4071231v1 genome:
agaagaaattgtTGGGGCTGGCCGAAGTTGAAGCAATATGGGGAGGCTGCTATGCTTGGGTTTGAaggttgaaaaaagaaatttccaAACTCTTAGTGAGGGAGGAACAAATGTGGAAGCAAAGATCTAGATCCTTGTGGCTATAAGAAGGTGACAACAACACAAGGTACTTTCATATTCGTGCATCTCATAGATTTAGGAGGAACCGGATTGACAATTTGGAGGATTCAAATGGAGTGTTATGTAATGATGAAGAGGGTATTTCAAACATTTTGGTCGACTACTACCAATAGCTTTTTACCTCATCTAATATGTCCATGTTAGAAAAGGTTGTGCTCATATTCCATGCACCATCCTAACTGAGTTGAATGCCGAGCTCTTGGCTGATTTCACAAGGGAAGAATTGGTAGTGGCCTTGAAGCAAATGGAACCTTTGAAAGCGCTAGGACCAGATGGGTTACCTCCTTTATTCTTTCAATGGTATTGACATGTAGTTGGAGACGATGTGACTAAGGCGGTGTTGAGTTGTCTATCCATAGGACCCATTCCTACTTCTCTTAATAGTACATTCATCACTCTTATCCCTAAGGTAAAAATCCCTACCAAAGTCTCTGAATTTCGACCTATTTCTCGTTGTAACATTGTTTATATGCTTGCTTCAAAAGTTGTTGCCAACAGGATGAAGGGTGTACTACCTCTCATTATTTCAAAATCATAGAGCGCCTTCCTATCTGATAAGGAAATCTCGAATAATATCTTTGTAGCTTTTGAGACCCAACATCATATGAAAAATCAGAAGTCAAAAAAGGGAGGGTTTATGGCTCTCAAACTTGATATGAGCAAGGCGTATGATAGGGTTGAATGGCGTTTTTTGGATTTAACCATTAGGAAGATGGGATTTTCTAATCGGAGGGTGGATTTGATCATGGCTTATGTGGGGTCTGCTTCCTATCAAGTTTTGGTAAATGGTGTGCCAAGAGGGAATATTTGGCCAACAAGGGGGATTAGGCAGGGTGATCCACTTTCTCCATATCTATTTTTGATATGTTCGAAAGCTCTAAATCAGCAACTACAACATGCAGCCAAAACTGAGGTGATTAGAGGATTCTCTTTGTGTCGAAATGGTCCAAGAATCAGCCATTTGTTCTTTACCGGTGATACCTTACTATTTTTCCATGCTTCAAGTGGTGATTTGGAAGCAATTCTTTAGTTATTACAGTTGTATGAGCAAGCTTCAGGGCAAAAGTTGAATAGAGAAAAAACCACTGAGTTTTTTAGCAAGGCTACTACGGAAGAACGAAAGGCAGAGTTGGTGGAATTCTTGGGAGTAAATGAGGTTAGGGAGTATGAGAAGTATTTAGGATTACTGGCTGTGGTGGGTCGAAATAAGAAAGAGAGTCTCAATAACATTAGAGAGGGGTGTGGAATAAGCTACAAGGGTTGAAATAGAGACTTTTATCTCAAGTGGGTAAGGAAGTCTTGCTTTAGGCGGTAGTTCAAGCAATCCCCACTTTTGCAATGAGTTATTTCAAGTTTCCAAAGCAATTCA
This genomic interval carries:
- the LOC142620467 gene encoding uncharacterized protein LOC142620467, which produces MGFSNRRVDLIMAYVGSASYQVLVNGVPRGNIWPTRGIRQGDPLSPYLFLICSKALNQQLQHAAKTELLQLYEQASGQKLNREKTTEFFSKATTEERKAELVEFLGVNEVREYEKYLGLLAVVGRNKKESLNNIREGCGISYKG